The following are encoded together in the Paludisphaera mucosa genome:
- a CDS encoding efflux RND transporter permease subunit produces the protein MNGLIRASLRNPHAIVVFCLTLVMIGGVSIYLIPIDILPVFRSPAVQVLTFYSGMPAASVEKDVTNRMERWVGQANGTLRQESRSIVGASVVRDFFRSGVDPNGALTQVNSLATAAVPSLPPGTLPPVILPFDPTGTTPVGILAVDSPDGSQNESILYDVGRYEVRNMVMSINGAIAPVVYGGKIRAVMAYLDRQKLEARRLSPLDVMNAMDQYNVFLPTGDAKLGDVDYALDSNSMFDYPAEMGDIPLRSEVGNVSYLRDVATTKDASFIQTNVVRIDGRREVYIPIFRQLGASTLAVVNSVRARLDEFTARLTRGGIQLKLVMDQSVFVRQAISSLVQEGVLGAILCSLTILLFLGQIRMTAIAVMTLPIAVLSACIFLYYAGQTINVMTLAGLTLAIGPMIDSAIICLENTHRHLGLGATPKDAAYLGASEVALPELVSTLCTFLVLAPLALMPGMGEFLFMPMTLAVAFAMCSSYILSRTLVPMCSAAWLSGHGHGHGRESGAPGGEGDDRDDGPRPGFVARAFARWERGMDAAFAAYARLLGLVLRRRLLVVGTAFSLLAATLILMWPIMRREFYPEVDGGAFEMYLRAPSGTRIEKTEEKVAQLEEFIKATIPHHDLEQIVSEIGVNADWSAAYTPNAGPMDAVVKVQLHEHRGKSAQEYVHLVRTGVTKDPRFTDCDFGFDSGGLVRGAMNEGKSTPINIRVTGKDQRTACTLAERIRARCVKVDGVVDARIIQRLDYPEYVIDVDRAKAADLGLTQSDVMKNVVAALNSSIQFNKKNFWIDPVGGNQYFVGVQYPEGDIKSIETLLNIPITSKDQRKAIPLSNLVSLRRTTVPTEVTHDNIQPTIDLSMGVYGRDLGHVSDEVTRALEDFGERRSDGSWVPFDPGKKGHSLLKGSKIVLSGEYARMQDTFRNLGYGLVAASVLIYFLMVALDKSWVVPLTVMLIVPLCLIGILPTLYLTGTAVNVQSLLGFIFVVGIKVANTVLMTDFAQELRHAEKLTPTQAIFKSASIRVKPVTMTAVAAFFALIPSALALERGSEANAPLARAILGGLAAGEPATLFVLPCLYALLVRDREGGHDDDEGPGDDG, from the coding sequence ATGAATGGACTGATCCGCGCCTCGCTGCGCAATCCGCACGCGATCGTGGTCTTCTGCCTGACGCTCGTGATGATCGGGGGCGTCTCGATCTATCTGATCCCGATCGACATCCTGCCTGTCTTCCGCAGCCCGGCGGTGCAGGTGCTGACGTTCTACTCGGGGATGCCCGCGGCGAGCGTCGAGAAGGACGTCACCAATCGGATGGAACGCTGGGTCGGGCAGGCGAACGGCACGCTGCGGCAGGAGTCGCGGTCGATCGTCGGGGCCAGCGTCGTCCGGGACTTCTTCCGGAGCGGGGTCGACCCCAACGGGGCGCTGACGCAGGTCAATTCGCTGGCCACGGCGGCCGTCCCGAGCCTGCCGCCGGGGACGCTGCCGCCGGTGATCCTGCCGTTCGACCCGACGGGGACGACCCCCGTGGGCATCCTCGCCGTCGACAGCCCGGACGGCTCGCAGAACGAGTCGATCCTCTACGACGTGGGGCGGTACGAGGTCCGCAACATGGTCATGAGCATCAACGGCGCGATCGCCCCGGTCGTGTACGGCGGCAAGATCCGGGCGGTCATGGCGTACCTCGACCGCCAGAAGCTCGAGGCCCGCCGGCTTTCGCCCCTCGACGTGATGAACGCGATGGACCAGTATAACGTCTTCCTGCCGACGGGGGACGCCAAGCTCGGCGACGTCGACTACGCCCTCGATTCGAACTCGATGTTCGACTACCCCGCCGAGATGGGGGACATCCCGCTCCGCTCCGAGGTCGGCAACGTCTCGTACCTCCGGGACGTGGCGACGACCAAGGACGCCTCGTTCATCCAGACGAACGTCGTGCGGATCGACGGCCGCCGCGAGGTCTACATCCCGATCTTCCGCCAGCTCGGGGCCAGCACCCTGGCGGTCGTCAACAGCGTGCGCGCCAGGCTGGACGAGTTCACCGCCCGCCTCACCCGGGGCGGCATCCAGCTCAAGCTGGTCATGGACCAGTCGGTGTTCGTCCGGCAGGCCATCTCCAGCCTCGTGCAGGAGGGGGTGCTGGGCGCGATCCTCTGCTCGCTGACGATCCTGCTGTTCCTGGGCCAGATCCGGATGACGGCCATCGCGGTGATGACGCTGCCGATCGCGGTGCTCTCGGCGTGCATCTTCCTCTACTACGCCGGCCAGACGATCAACGTGATGACGCTGGCCGGCCTGACGCTGGCCATCGGGCCGATGATCGACAGCGCGATCATCTGCCTGGAGAACACGCACCGGCACCTGGGCCTGGGGGCGACGCCGAAGGACGCCGCGTATCTGGGGGCGAGCGAGGTCGCGCTGCCGGAGCTGGTCTCGACGCTCTGCACCTTCCTGGTGCTCGCCCCGCTGGCGTTGATGCCGGGCATGGGCGAGTTCCTGTTCATGCCGATGACGCTCGCCGTGGCCTTCGCGATGTGCTCGTCCTACATCCTCTCGCGGACCCTCGTCCCGATGTGCAGCGCCGCCTGGCTCAGCGGCCACGGCCACGGCCACGGCCGCGAGTCGGGCGCCCCGGGCGGCGAGGGGGACGATCGCGACGACGGCCCGCGGCCGGGGTTCGTGGCGCGGGCCTTCGCGCGGTGGGAGCGGGGGATGGACGCCGCCTTCGCGGCGTACGCCCGCCTCCTGGGCCTGGTCCTGCGGCGCCGCCTGCTCGTCGTCGGGACGGCCTTCAGCCTCCTCGCCGCGACGCTGATCCTGATGTGGCCGATCATGCGCCGGGAGTTCTACCCCGAGGTCGACGGCGGGGCCTTCGAGATGTACCTCCGCGCCCCGAGCGGGACGCGGATCGAGAAGACCGAGGAGAAGGTGGCCCAGCTCGAGGAGTTCATCAAGGCGACGATCCCCCACCACGACCTCGAGCAGATCGTCTCGGAGATCGGCGTCAACGCGGACTGGTCGGCCGCGTACACGCCCAACGCCGGGCCCATGGACGCGGTCGTCAAGGTACAGCTCCACGAGCATCGCGGCAAGTCGGCACAAGAGTATGTGCATCTCGTCCGCACCGGCGTGACCAAGGACCCGCGATTCACCGACTGCGACTTCGGGTTCGACTCGGGGGGCCTGGTGCGGGGGGCCATGAACGAGGGCAAGTCGACGCCGATCAACATCCGCGTAACGGGCAAGGACCAGCGGACGGCCTGCACACTGGCCGAGCGGATCCGCGCCCGCTGCGTGAAGGTCGACGGCGTGGTCGACGCCCGGATCATCCAGCGGCTCGACTATCCCGAGTACGTCATCGACGTCGACCGGGCCAAGGCGGCCGACCTGGGGCTGACGCAGTCGGACGTCATGAAGAACGTGGTCGCGGCGCTCAACTCGTCGATCCAGTTCAACAAGAAGAACTTCTGGATCGACCCGGTGGGCGGCAACCAGTACTTCGTGGGCGTGCAGTACCCCGAGGGGGACATCAAGTCGATCGAGACCCTGCTGAACATCCCGATCACCAGCAAGGACCAGCGCAAGGCGATCCCGCTGAGCAACCTGGTCTCGTTGCGGCGGACCACGGTGCCTACGGAGGTCACGCACGACAACATCCAGCCGACGATCGACCTCTCGATGGGCGTATACGGCCGCGACCTCGGCCACGTCTCCGACGAGGTGACCCGGGCCCTCGAGGACTTCGGCGAGCGGCGGTCGGACGGCTCGTGGGTGCCCTTCGACCCTGGGAAGAAGGGCCATTCGCTGCTGAAGGGCTCGAAGATCGTGCTGAGCGGCGAGTACGCGCGGATGCAGGACACCTTCCGCAACCTCGGATACGGGCTCGTCGCGGCGTCGGTGCTGATCTACTTCCTGATGGTCGCGCTCGACAAGTCGTGGGTCGTGCCGCTGACCGTCATGCTCATCGTGCCGCTCTGCCTGATCGGCATCCTGCCGACGCTCTACCTGACGGGGACGGCCGTGAACGTCCAGTCGCTGCTGGGGTTCATCTTCGTCGTCGGGATCAAGGTGGCGAACACGGTGCTCATGACCGACTTCGCGCAGGAGCTGCGGCACGCCGAGAAGCTGACGCCGACCCAGGCGATCTTCAAGTCGGCCTCGATCCGGGTGAAGCCCGTGACCATGACGGCCGTCGCCGCCTTCTTCGCGCTGATCCCCAGCGCCCTGGCCCTGGAGCGGGGGAGCGAGGCCAACGCCCCGCTGGCGCGCGCGATCCTGGGGGGGCTCGCGGCCGGCGAGCCGGCGACCCTGTTCGTCCTCCCCTGCCTCTACGCGCTGCTCGTCCGCGACCGCGAGGGCGGGCATGACGACGACGAGGGCCCCGGCGACGACGGTTGA
- a CDS encoding efflux RND transporter periplasmic adaptor subunit, whose amino-acid sequence MSSTVEVEAGEASRGGKRSWRKPILATAAIGLAGAALSWHFASRRGEVRPAPTQDESRASVEPVAVRVVRLSEGGIQRTSSQIGTVQPYQEADLYAKVSGYLAKLHVDYGDSVKAGQLLAEIDDPEIVEEANRAAADLEQAEAAVVQAEAFVESAAADRAAFATAVEQARAEVDRYASMRTYHEKKFARYRDLVAKQAIPQQIADEEEEGYESARASELGSRKGVLNAEAQLAAAAARVKKSQADVVEARANVDVARSKLAKARVLVAYTKITAPFDGVVTRRNVFPGAFIRSAEEGGVTPLLAIARIDEVRVVTQVPDRDVAWTDVGDAAEVTLDALAGQVFKGTVSRFAQSEDPTTRTMHTEIDLPNPEGKIRPGMYGVASILLDRESKGSTLPASVLVGESKGGKADVYVVKDGVARKTRVEIGADDGLRVQILSGMSPEDQAILNTGAVGDGTPVRVAPAAGPTRQADSQAAAGGGPHHG is encoded by the coding sequence GTGTCGAGCACAGTCGAAGTCGAGGCCGGCGAGGCGTCGCGGGGCGGCAAGCGTTCCTGGAGGAAGCCGATCCTCGCGACCGCCGCGATCGGCCTTGCGGGCGCCGCCCTGAGCTGGCATTTCGCGAGCCGCCGGGGCGAGGTGCGCCCGGCTCCCACACAGGACGAATCCCGGGCGAGCGTCGAGCCCGTCGCCGTCCGGGTCGTCCGGCTCTCGGAGGGGGGCATCCAGCGGACCAGCTCGCAGATCGGCACCGTGCAGCCGTACCAGGAGGCCGACCTGTACGCCAAGGTCTCGGGCTACCTGGCGAAGCTGCACGTCGACTACGGCGACTCGGTCAAGGCGGGCCAGCTGCTGGCGGAAATCGACGACCCGGAGATCGTGGAGGAGGCGAACCGGGCCGCCGCCGACCTCGAGCAGGCCGAGGCGGCCGTGGTGCAGGCCGAGGCCTTCGTCGAGTCGGCGGCCGCGGACCGCGCGGCCTTCGCGACGGCCGTGGAGCAGGCGAGGGCCGAGGTCGACCGCTACGCCTCGATGCGAACCTACCACGAGAAGAAGTTCGCGCGGTACCGCGACCTGGTGGCCAAGCAGGCGATCCCGCAGCAGATCGCCGACGAGGAGGAGGAAGGCTACGAGTCGGCGCGGGCCTCCGAGCTGGGCTCGCGCAAGGGGGTCCTGAACGCCGAGGCCCAGCTCGCCGCCGCGGCGGCGCGGGTGAAGAAGTCCCAGGCCGACGTGGTGGAGGCGAGGGCCAACGTCGACGTCGCCCGTTCGAAGCTCGCGAAGGCCCGGGTCCTCGTCGCCTACACGAAGATCACGGCGCCGTTCGACGGCGTGGTGACCCGGCGGAACGTCTTCCCGGGGGCGTTCATCCGGTCGGCGGAGGAGGGGGGGGTGACGCCGCTGCTGGCGATCGCGCGGATCGACGAGGTCCGCGTCGTCACCCAGGTCCCCGACCGCGACGTCGCCTGGACGGACGTCGGCGACGCGGCCGAGGTCACGCTCGACGCGCTCGCGGGCCAGGTCTTCAAGGGGACGGTCTCGCGGTTCGCCCAATCCGAGGATCCGACCACCCGGACCATGCACACCGAGATCGACCTGCCGAACCCGGAAGGGAAGATCCGGCCCGGCATGTACGGCGTCGCCTCCATCCTGCTCGACCGGGAGTCGAAGGGCTCGACGCTCCCCGCCTCGGTCCTCGTGGGCGAGTCGAAGGGGGGCAAGGCGGACGTCTACGTCGTCAAGGACGGCGTCGCCCGCAAGACGCGCGTCGAGATCGGCGCCGACGACGGGCTCCGGGTCCAGATCCTCTCGGGCATGAGCCCCGAGGACCAGGCCATCCTCAACACGGGCGCCGTCGGCGACGGGACGCCGGTCCGGGTCGCTCCGGCAGCGGGACCGACCCGCCAGGCGGACTCTCAGGCTGCCGCGGGCGGAGGCCCGCACCACGGCTGA
- a CDS encoding TolC family protein: MAKPGRRRERAITPLTPLRWTCASVLLAALVPGCATCRDASGLPAAVGGSAPATSGAAREAASRGAGRRGRAGTQQVAASAAGPIDREVVPVSNAAPPPPADFEAPSIPPKDSEFAIDLTAALRLAEAENPLIAEARQRIGEAAAALQGAQVLLLPSLNLGTTYHNHLGNLQRSSGRILDLREQSLYFGGGSDVFAASTVEVPAVSVFSPLTDAIFEPLAARQQVVRTRFDARATANSILLEVSQQYFELMATEAFLRVRRETAEQGTEVARLTRAYADAGEGRDADAERAATELALIVVEVRQAEEEAAVAAARLAHRLHLDQSVRIRPVAPAAEVVTIVDPARTLPELLEAALAGRPEVGARSAAIDAAEYRHKQEQFRPLLPTLWVGFSAGGFGGGGSPFGTQLGNFGGRSDFDVSLFWTVRNLGMGNLSLQRRREAEVGQAVGERARTIAGVRAEAASAYASVAASRRQVDVTTYQLASAEKGFREDLDRIRSTVGRPIEVVNSLQLLNDARIARIRAVTDYNQAELRLFVALGSPPPLSGPADAPMPAAPIASPPLPPLAGLVAPGPLPLPRQVMPTRREAAR; the protein is encoded by the coding sequence ATGGCGAAACCAGGACGTCGACGAGAGCGGGCGATCACGCCCCTAACGCCCCTGCGATGGACCTGCGCCTCGGTCCTGCTGGCCGCACTTGTCCCCGGCTGCGCCACCTGCCGGGACGCTTCGGGGCTGCCGGCCGCGGTCGGCGGATCGGCGCCCGCGACTTCGGGCGCCGCCAGGGAGGCGGCGTCGCGAGGGGCCGGCCGTCGGGGCCGAGCCGGCACTCAACAGGTGGCCGCCTCGGCCGCGGGCCCGATCGATCGCGAGGTCGTGCCGGTCTCGAACGCCGCGCCCCCTCCGCCGGCCGATTTCGAGGCCCCCTCGATCCCGCCCAAGGATTCCGAATTCGCGATCGACCTGACGGCGGCCCTGCGGCTGGCCGAGGCCGAGAACCCGCTCATCGCCGAGGCACGGCAGCGGATCGGCGAGGCCGCCGCCGCCTTGCAGGGCGCCCAGGTCTTGCTGCTCCCGTCGCTCAACCTGGGGACGACCTACCACAACCACCTCGGGAACCTCCAGCGCTCCTCGGGGCGGATCCTCGACCTGCGGGAGCAGTCGCTCTACTTCGGCGGCGGGTCGGACGTCTTCGCCGCCAGCACCGTGGAGGTCCCGGCCGTCAGCGTCTTCAGCCCGCTGACCGACGCCATTTTTGAGCCGCTGGCCGCGCGGCAGCAGGTCGTGAGGACCCGGTTCGACGCCAGGGCGACCGCCAACAGCATCCTCCTGGAGGTCTCGCAGCAGTACTTCGAGCTGATGGCGACCGAGGCCTTCCTGCGGGTCCGACGCGAGACCGCCGAGCAGGGGACCGAGGTCGCCCGGCTGACGCGGGCCTACGCCGACGCCGGGGAAGGCCGCGACGCCGACGCCGAGCGGGCCGCGACCGAGCTTGCGTTGATCGTCGTCGAGGTCCGCCAGGCCGAGGAGGAGGCCGCCGTCGCCGCGGCCCGGCTGGCGCACCGCCTCCACCTCGACCAGTCGGTGCGGATCCGGCCGGTCGCCCCCGCCGCCGAGGTCGTCACGATCGTCGATCCGGCGCGGACGCTCCCCGAACTGCTGGAGGCCGCGCTGGCCGGACGGCCCGAGGTCGGGGCGCGATCGGCCGCGATCGACGCGGCGGAGTATCGCCACAAGCAGGAGCAGTTCCGGCCGCTCCTCCCCACGCTCTGGGTCGGCTTCAGCGCCGGCGGGTTCGGCGGCGGCGGCAGCCCCTTCGGCACCCAGCTCGGGAACTTCGGCGGACGGAGCGACTTCGACGTCTCCCTCTTCTGGACGGTCCGCAACCTGGGGATGGGCAACCTCTCGCTCCAGCGCCGTCGCGAGGCCGAGGTCGGCCAGGCCGTCGGCGAGCGGGCCCGGACGATCGCCGGCGTCCGCGCCGAGGCGGCTTCCGCCTACGCCTCGGTCGCCGCGTCGCGACGCCAGGTCGACGTGACGACCTATCAGCTCGCCAGCGCCGAGAAGGGCTTCCGGGAGGACCTGGATCGGATCCGCAGCACGGTCGGCCGGCCCATCGAGGTCGTCAACAGCCTCCAGCTGCTGAACGACGCCCGCATCGCGCGCATCCGCGCCGTGACCGATTACAACCAGGCCGAGCTTCGGCTCTTCGTCGCGCTCGGCTCCCCGCCCCCGCTGAGCGGCCCGGCCGACGCGCCCATGCCCGCCGCCCCCATCGCCTCGCCGCCGCTGCCCCCGCTCGCCGGCCTCGTCGCCCCGGGGCCGCTCCCCCTCCCGCGCCAGGTCATGCCGACGAGGCGGGAAGCCGCCCGCTGA
- a CDS encoding TolC family protein — MGRIRHDGMVLGLVAACLIGGRPGAAHSQDVSPTRRPAAESVAIPEAAPLGDMAKGRRDEIVRPPSPPSLLEPEVRPIDLNSALRLAGAQNPQLLIARQRVVEASALQQLAAAQFLPSLNAGGNYDLHTGNLQQSNGNILSVNRSALYLGAGSGAVAAGTVNVPGVVLEGNVAVAVFGYLASRQVVAQRGFDAWAVRNQAFLQTTLAYSELLRAEGRRAIALQVRDEAKRVADLTASYANAGQGRAADAHRAQTELESREYDVQAAEEAVLVSSARLCFVLNVDPSIRLHPTDAFVVPHPIVPDPTPVAELIALGLLQRPELKDRQAAIRESLIMLEGARALPFSPTVLIGYSAGGFGGGSNLVRPVFGGFGGRSDYDVVAYWTLRNLGVGNASLINLAKARLGVAKYQEIAILDRVRAEVAEAYAKTHARYARIGTSQKAVASGVKGFREDLIRIENTVAPAIETVDSLRLLARARYAYLDAIIDYDRAQFELYVALGQPPADMLAHPAPVDGVGPTAAASAANPGTPASNPAAPANGPPPGP; from the coding sequence ATGGGTCGAATACGACACGACGGGATGGTCCTGGGCCTTGTCGCGGCTTGCCTGATCGGCGGGCGACCCGGCGCGGCCCATTCTCAGGACGTTTCACCGACTCGCCGGCCGGCCGCCGAGTCGGTCGCGATCCCGGAGGCCGCGCCCCTGGGCGACATGGCGAAGGGCCGGCGCGACGAGATCGTCCGGCCCCCCTCGCCGCCGAGCCTCCTGGAGCCGGAGGTCCGGCCGATCGACCTGAACTCGGCGCTGCGGCTGGCGGGGGCCCAGAACCCGCAGCTCTTGATCGCCCGGCAGCGGGTCGTCGAGGCGTCGGCGCTGCAGCAGCTCGCCGCGGCGCAGTTCCTGCCGTCGCTCAACGCGGGCGGGAACTACGACCTGCACACGGGCAACCTCCAGCAGTCGAACGGCAACATCCTCTCCGTGAACCGCTCGGCCCTCTACCTCGGCGCCGGCAGCGGGGCGGTGGCCGCGGGCACCGTCAACGTCCCGGGCGTGGTCCTCGAGGGGAACGTCGCGGTCGCCGTGTTCGGCTACCTCGCGTCGCGGCAGGTCGTGGCCCAGCGCGGCTTCGACGCCTGGGCCGTCCGCAACCAGGCGTTCCTGCAGACGACCCTCGCCTATTCGGAGCTGCTGCGGGCGGAGGGCCGCCGCGCGATCGCCCTGCAGGTGCGCGACGAGGCGAAGCGGGTGGCCGACCTGACCGCGTCGTACGCCAACGCCGGCCAGGGCCGCGCCGCCGACGCCCACCGGGCGCAGACCGAGCTGGAGAGCCGCGAGTACGACGTCCAGGCGGCCGAGGAGGCCGTGCTCGTCTCGTCGGCGCGGCTCTGCTTCGTGCTGAACGTCGACCCCTCGATCCGGCTGCACCCCACCGACGCGTTCGTCGTCCCGCACCCGATCGTCCCCGACCCGACGCCGGTGGCCGAGCTGATCGCGCTGGGGCTGCTCCAACGTCCCGAGCTGAAGGACCGCCAGGCGGCCATCCGCGAGTCGCTGATCATGCTCGAAGGGGCCCGCGCCCTGCCGTTCTCGCCGACCGTGCTGATCGGCTACAGCGCCGGCGGGTTCGGCGGCGGCAGCAACCTCGTGCGGCCGGTCTTCGGCGGGTTCGGCGGCCGGTCGGATTACGACGTCGTGGCCTACTGGACCCTGCGCAACCTGGGCGTCGGCAACGCGTCGCTGATCAACCTCGCGAAGGCCCGGCTGGGCGTGGCCAAATATCAGGAGATCGCGATCCTCGACCGGGTGCGGGCCGAGGTGGCGGAGGCCTACGCCAAGACCCACGCGCGTTACGCGCGGATCGGGACGTCGCAGAAGGCCGTCGCGAGCGGCGTGAAGGGGTTCCGCGAGGACCTGATCCGGATCGAGAACACGGTGGCCCCGGCCATCGAGACGGTCGACAGCCTCCGCCTGCTCGCCCGAGCCCGTTACGCGTACCTGGACGCGATCATCGACTACGACCGCGCCCAGTTCGAGCTCTACGTCGCCCTGGGCCAGCCCCCCGCCGACATGCTCGCCCACCCGGCCCCGGTCGACGGCGTGGGGCCGACCGCCGCAGCCTCCGCGGCGAACCCCGGCACCCCCGCATCGAACCCTGCCGCGCCCGCGAATGGCCCGCCCCCCGGTCCCTGA